A part of Setaria viridis chromosome 8, Setaria_viridis_v4.0, whole genome shotgun sequence genomic DNA contains:
- the LOC117834002 gene encoding uncharacterized protein, with amino-acid sequence MMGVSAALACLLCTLLLSEATTTGAETVKLTTTPIFPQIPRGQTNKDFQVLVRLEAPPAAGHHGRVPIDLAVVLNVGGGTASRLDSVKKAVLFIIRQLHDDDRLAVVGPANNRLFGETATGFLDIRDGRRHAESSVNKLQPRDGHSQQASGLKEAIKMLSELPASSSSRASFIILVTDTKESSRFSKLPREFLKNHPVVHTIGVGAAHDPKALLAVAEESGGTYSFVDDRNDDGIAGAVAVCLSGLKAVAAVGTRLRLEAAAGTGVRVERVESGGYSTALAGDRASGEVTVGALYAGEAKSFIIHLQVPAVPPTSTSVDGAACDKQHLLTASFVVGHGTATGYGDASPPTIQAILTVQRPPAEGIAAAASATLQRVPVPVVMDHIVQFGVLDMVTTFVENEIWELSSITAEVGAAMAAKLQSRWEEFVQARQFWSGLDLGAFEVEISKMVSILAAAGSSGGSSSPASASASTAYILSWLSSYQMQRPTAMGSPSSVAPAFVTLSMQLTVQQTTTILVAAPGNVDGGGAGCPPCECDDACVEPVPPPVFVASGRHDDTYRVNGVYPPVLMDAINQAVNQMYLALVQASNVKRCNSSNGEVPPQPRAIA; translated from the exons atGATGGGTGTGTCAGCAGCATTGGCGTGCCTCCTTTGCACACTCCTGCTGTCAGAG GCCACGACCACCGGTGCGGAGACCGTGAAATTGACAACCACCCCAATCTTCCCTCAAATCCCACGGGGCCAGACAAACAAAGACTTCCAGGTCCTGGTGCGCCTCGaggcgccaccggcggcgggtcACCATGGGCGGGTCCCCATCGACCTCGCCGTGGTGCTCaacgtcggcggcggcacggcgagcAGGCTGGATTCCGTGAAGAAGGCCGTCCTGTTCATCATCAGGCAGCTCCACGACGACGACCGTCTTGCCGTCGTTGGGCCGGCCAACAACCGGCTCTTCGGAGAGACTGCCACCGGGTTTCTCGACATCCGTGATGGCCGGCGTCATGCAGAAAGCTCAGTGAACAAGCTACAGCCCCGTGATGGCCATTCTCAGCAAGCTTCTGGGTTGAAGGAGGCCATCAAG ATGCTTTCGGAACTTCCGGCGAGCTCGAGCAGCCGCGCGAGCTTCATCATCTTGGTGACGGACACGAAGGAGAGCAGCAGGTTCAGCAAGCTGCCCcgggagttcctcaagaaccaCCCCGTCGTGCACACGATCGGCGTGGGCGCGGCGCACGACCCAAAGGcgctgctcgccgtcgccgaggaatCCGGCGGCACCTACTCCTTCGTCGACGACCGGAACGACGACggcatcgccggcgccgtcgccgtctgcCTCAGCGGGCTCAAGGCCGTCGCTGCCGTTGGCACGCGCCTCCGCCTCGAAGCCGCCGCCGGGACCGGGGTCAGGGTCGAGAGGGTTGAGTCGGGGGGCTACAGCACCGCTCTCGCCGGCGACAGGGCGTCCGGCGAGGTCACCGTCGGCGCCCTCTACGCCGGCGAGGCGAAGAGCTTCATCATCCACCTCCAAGTGCCCGCGGTTCCTCCGACGTCGACCTCCGTCGACGGCGCCGCTTGCGACAAGCAGCACCTGCTCACCGCCAGCTTCGTCGTCGGCCACGGCACCGCCACCGGATACGGAGACGCTTCTCCGCCGACGATCCAGGCCATCTTGACGGTGCAGAGGCCGCCGGCTGaaggcatcgccgccgccgcctccgccacgctGCAGAGGGTCCCCGTCCCCGTGGTGATGGACCACATCGTCCAGTTCGGCGTGCTGGACATGGTCACCACCTTCGTCGAGAACGAGATCTGGGAGCTCAGCTCCATCACCGCCGAAGTGGGCGCCGCCATGGCGGCGAAGCTCCAGAGCCGGTGGGAGGAGTTCGTGCAGGCTCGCCAGTTCTGGAGCGGCCTGGACCTGGGAGCCTTCGAGGTCGAGATCAGCAAGATGGTGAGCATCCTCGCGGCGGCGGGTAGCAGcggtggctcgtcgtcgccggcgtcggcgtcggcgtcgacggcgtACATTCTGTCGTGGCTGTCGAGCTACCAGATGCAGCGGCCGACGGCCATGGGCTCGCCGAGCAGCGTCGCCCCGGCGTTCGTCACGCTGAGCATGCAGCTCACGGTGCAGCAGACGACGACGATCCTCGTGGCAGCGCCTGGAAAcgtcgatggcggcggcgccggctgccCGCCGTGCGAGTGTGACGATGCCTGCGTGgagccggtgccgccgccggtgttTGTGGCGTCGGGACGGCACGACGACACCTACCGCGTCAACGGCGTGTACCCGCCCGTGTTGATGGACGCCATCAACCAAGCTGTTAACCAAATGTACCTG GCCTTGGTTCAAGCGAGCAATGTGAAGAGATGCAACTCCTCCAACGGCGAGGTGCCGCCACAGCCACGGGCAATCGCATGA